One part of the Hydra vulgaris chromosome 01, alternate assembly HydraT2T_AEP genome encodes these proteins:
- the LOC136074192 gene encoding uncharacterized protein LOC136074192: MSGVGKTHIAKKYCEISYNFYKNVVWIDAAFAMLQTSMRNHCQILGFEVHDSKGDYFDIKVIVGKIHNYYKNEKTLYVFDNVDDESVKNLSMYISRKPNSFTLITSQWRTWSNYVNKRLVDVFSSEEAFAYVKNNTRESNEENIRNLIKERGYHPFAITQALKYINIYKVSIENYIYRYRSKPSDILDNKNFPTEEESNSAIKAINLILIKLEKTKPFLFTILNCLSHCDGQNISKQFIKKISNQMETNDESLFDEAIGLLMSYSLLNCFDDEKYTMHELTQVTCKCFQKRNSSTNTYFDLIENYFKVELNEVKDHMDYGNDFVFHFIYMFRTNYKRFSKTFHCMTNSIKKLLVCKGLFEEAIEILKIVQNFNTETYGENNKITLDTKHNIASCLDDMGKYNEALDIYYSVDKIQTEILGINHPSTMTSKCNIASCLDNMGKYNEALDIYYSVDKIQTEILGINHPSTMTTKRNIALCLDDMGKSNEALDIYYSVDKIQTEILGINHPSTMTTKHNIALLLNNMGKYNEALDIYYSVDKMRTEILGINHPSTMITKHNIALCLSKMGKYNEAFDIYYSVDKIQTEILDHQPTSKLNPILSEMCQYEYLPDAKKDFPILDWWKLHSNTLPELSSLARQNLAIPASSIKSERVFSSGGNVVRSSRHNLHPEKVEQIILSEKTLSCWKSLAKKF; this comes from the exons CacaactattataaaaatgaaaaaactttgtatGTTTTTGACAATGTCGACGATGAAAgtgttaaaaacttatcaatgtACATTTCAAGAAAACCGAATTCATTCACGTTGATTACCTCCCAATGGAGAACGTGGtcaaattatgtaaataaaaggcTAGTTGATGTTTTTTCTTCTGAAGAAGCGTTTGCTTACgtaaaaaataatactagaGAAAGTAACGAAGAAAACATAAGAAACTTAATTAAAGAACGTGGTTATCATCCATTTGCAATTACTCAGgcactaaaatatataaatatatataaagtttcaaTAGAAAATTACATATATCGATATAGATCGAAACCATCAGACATATTAGACAATAAAAACTTTCCGACAGAAGAAGAATCAAATTCTGCAATAAAAgcaattaacttaattttaataaaattagaaaaaacaaaaccttttctatttacaatattaaactgtttatcTCATTGCGACGGTCAAAACATCAgtaaacagtttataaaaaaaatctcaaatcaAATGGAAACAAACGACGAATCTTTATTCGATGAAGCTATTGGATTACTAATGAGTTATTCTTTACTAAACTGTTTTGAtgatgaaaaatatacaatgcACGAACTGACACAGGTAACAtgtaaatgttttcaaaaaagaaactcaagtacaaatacatattttgatttaatcgaaaattattttaaagttgaattaaatgaagtaaaagatCACATGGATTACggaaatgattttgtttttcattttatctatATGTTTCGTACTAACTATAAAAGATTTTCGAAAACCTTCCATTGTATGAcgaattctattaaaaaattattagtatgtAAAGGTTTATTTGAAGAAgcaattgaaatattaaaaattgttcaaaattttaatacagaAACTTAtggtgaaaataataaaatcacgcttgatacaaaacataatatcgcaagTTGTTTGGACGacatgggaaaatataacgaagctttagatatttattattctgttgataaaatacaaactgaaattttag gtatcaaccatccgtctACGATGACATCAAAATGTAATATCGCAAGCTGTTTGGacaatatgggaaaatataacgaagctttagatatttattattctgttgataaaatacaaactgaaattttag gtatcaaccatccgtctacaatgacaacaaaacgTAATATCGCACTCTGTTTGGACGATATGGGAAAATCTAACGAAGCTTTAgatatttattattctgttgataaaattcaaactgaaattttaggtatcaaccatccgtctacaatgacaacaaaacataatatcgcactCTTATTGAacaatatgggaaaatataacgaagctttagatatttactattctgttgataaaatgcgaactgaaattttaggtatcaaccatccgtctacaatgataacaaaacataatatagCACTCTGTTTGAGCaaaatgggaaaatataacgaagcttttgatatttattattctgttgataaaatacaaactgaaattttag ACCATCAGCCAACATCTAAACTGAATCCTATTTTGAGCGAAATGTGCCAGTATGAATATCTCCCTGATGCCAAAAAAGACTTTCCAATTCTTGATTGGTGGAAATTGCATTCAAATACATTGCCAGAACTCTCTTCATTAGCTAGACAAAATTTAGCTATTCCAGCAAGTTCAATTAAATCAGAGAGAGTTTTTAGCTCAGGTGGAAATGTCGTCCGATCATCCAGACACAACTTGCACCcagaaaaagtagaacaaaTCATCTTATCAGAGAAAACATTGTCTTGTTGGAAAAGTTTGGCAAAAAAATTctga